One Echinicola strongylocentroti DNA window includes the following coding sequences:
- a CDS encoding peptide chain release factor 3, with protein sequence MSLTKEIQRRKTFGIISHPDAGKTTLTEKLLLFGGAIKTAGAVKSNKIDTHAKSDWMEIEKQRGISVATSVMGFEYKGTKINLLDTPGHQDFAEDTYRTLTAVDSVIMVIDCVKGVEIQTEKLMEVCRMRKTPVICFINKLDREGRDPYDLLDEVEEKLNINVRPLSWPISMGKTFKGVYNLYNRSLNLFRPSQRKLSDDIMEIEDLSDAKLEDLVGEHNADQLREDVELIEGVYPDFDKEAYLNGEIAPVFFGSAVNNFGVQEMLDTFIDIAPSPKSRHAEEREVAPDENKFSGFVFKIHANMDPNHRNRIAFLRICSGRFERNKPYKSMRATKPLRFSNVTSFMAQDKEIIEEAFPGDIVGLYDTGNLKIGDSLSDGENLTFKGIPSFSPEIFKEVINKDAMKTKQLEKGLKQLMEEGVAQLFTFDIGSRKVIGTVGQLQFEVIQFRLKNEYNATVEFAPMNLYKACWISSKDKKQLDEFVRSKNRHIAYDKEGKLVFMAESRAWLQMVQDNYPEIEFHFTSEF encoded by the coding sequence ATGAGTTTGACCAAGGAGATTCAGAGAAGAAAAACATTTGGAATCATTTCCCACCCGGATGCAGGGAAGACCACTTTGACAGAGAAGCTGTTGCTTTTTGGTGGTGCCATCAAGACCGCTGGGGCCGTAAAATCCAACAAAATCGATACTCATGCCAAATCTGACTGGATGGAAATCGAGAAACAACGGGGTATTTCGGTAGCCACTTCCGTGATGGGGTTTGAATATAAAGGCACCAAGATCAATCTTCTCGATACACCCGGTCACCAGGACTTTGCAGAGGATACCTATCGTACGCTGACTGCGGTGGACAGTGTCATCATGGTGATCGATTGTGTGAAAGGCGTGGAGATCCAAACCGAAAAGCTGATGGAGGTCTGTAGGATGAGGAAAACACCAGTGATCTGCTTTATCAATAAGCTTGATCGCGAAGGCCGTGATCCGTATGACCTTTTAGATGAAGTGGAGGAAAAGCTGAACATCAATGTCCGTCCACTATCTTGGCCGATTTCTATGGGGAAAACTTTCAAAGGGGTCTATAACCTTTATAATAGATCGCTGAACCTCTTCCGCCCTTCTCAGCGAAAGCTGTCCGATGATATCATGGAGATAGAAGACCTGTCGGATGCGAAGCTGGAAGACTTAGTGGGAGAGCACAATGCTGATCAACTTCGGGAAGATGTGGAGTTGATAGAGGGTGTTTATCCTGATTTTGACAAGGAAGCGTACCTCAATGGGGAGATTGCTCCGGTGTTTTTTGGTTCTGCCGTTAATAACTTTGGTGTACAGGAAATGCTGGATACCTTTATTGATATTGCTCCTTCTCCAAAAAGCAGGCATGCAGAAGAACGTGAAGTCGCTCCTGACGAGAATAAGTTCAGTGGCTTTGTCTTTAAGATCCATGCCAATATGGACCCGAACCACCGTAACCGGATTGCCTTTTTGAGGATATGTTCTGGGAGATTTGAGCGAAATAAGCCCTATAAGAGCATGCGGGCTACTAAGCCCTTGCGCTTTTCCAATGTGACCTCGTTCATGGCACAGGATAAAGAGATCATCGAAGAGGCCTTCCCCGGGGATATTGTGGGATTATATGATACTGGAAATCTGAAGATAGGCGATTCTCTTTCTGATGGAGAAAACTTGACGTTTAAAGGTATTCCAAGCTTCTCTCCGGAGATTTTCAAAGAAGTGATCAATAAGGACGCCATGAAAACCAAGCAGCTCGAAAAAGGCCTGAAACAGCTAATGGAAGAAGGCGTGGCACAGCTGTTTACCTTTGATATTGGCTCTAGAAAAGTCATCGGGACGGTAGGTCAGCTGCAGTTTGAAGTAATCCAATTCCGATTGAAAAATGAATATAATGCCACGGTAGAGTTCGCACCGATGAACCTGTACAAGGCATGCTGGATCAGTAGCAAAGATAAGAAGCAGTTGGATGAGTTTGTTCGGTCCAAGAACCGTCATATCGCTTACGATAAGGAAGGAAAGCTAGTGTTTATGGCAGAGTCCAGGGCGTGGCTGCAAATGGTGCAGGACAATTATCCGGAAATTGAATTTCACTTCACCTCTGAGTTTTAA
- a CDS encoding sensor histidine kinase, whose protein sequence is MKNKIQDLATLDLYQNRGKVKWIIFIASLIISIGSIYYTNTLVSELKEREKKQITLYANAMEYVANNSDNLTFIHQGIIQENHNIPVIVADAFGNPSGQHRNIAFKKNATEQDIEEKLRAEVVRMKMDYEPIQILDNQYLYYTNSELLTRLKYYPYVQLSVILVFGLLAFAVFNQSKIAEQNRVWAGLTKETAHQLGTPIASLMAWIDYLKNSPVWEENKEVIVELDKDVSKLRMVTERFSNIGSAPVIKQENVYSVIEEAVSYLRPRISSKVSIDLSSHAEDVDAMMNRSLFEWVVENICKNAVDAMKGQGSIAINIVKESEKFVHVDITDTGKGIDKSMFKKVFNPGFTTRQRGWGLGLTLAKRIIEGYHRGRIFVHQSELGKGTTFRIVLRGPHESSSEFKVDQDPFFN, encoded by the coding sequence ATGAAGAATAAAATCCAAGATCTGGCTACGCTGGATTTATATCAGAATCGGGGCAAGGTAAAATGGATCATCTTTATAGCTTCTCTTATCATCAGTATAGGATCTATTTACTATACCAATACCTTGGTAAGTGAGCTTAAGGAAAGAGAAAAGAAACAGATCACGCTCTATGCCAATGCCATGGAGTATGTGGCCAATAATTCTGACAATCTTACATTTATCCATCAGGGGATTATTCAGGAAAACCATAATATCCCAGTGATCGTAGCGGATGCCTTTGGGAACCCTTCTGGTCAGCACCGGAACATTGCTTTTAAGAAAAATGCCACAGAGCAGGATATTGAGGAGAAGCTGAGGGCAGAGGTGGTGAGGATGAAGATGGACTATGAGCCTATCCAGATCCTGGACAATCAATACCTGTATTACACCAATTCTGAGTTGCTGACAAGGCTGAAGTACTATCCTTATGTGCAGCTTTCGGTGATTTTAGTTTTTGGCTTATTGGCCTTTGCCGTATTTAACCAGTCCAAAATTGCCGAACAAAACCGGGTTTGGGCTGGCCTGACCAAAGAAACGGCCCACCAATTGGGTACCCCGATCGCTTCACTCATGGCTTGGATTGATTACCTAAAAAACTCACCTGTCTGGGAAGAGAACAAGGAGGTGATCGTGGAGCTGGATAAGGATGTTTCCAAGTTGAGAATGGTGACTGAACGATTTAGTAATATTGGCAGTGCCCCAGTGATCAAGCAAGAAAATGTTTATTCGGTTATTGAAGAGGCGGTCAGTTATTTGCGTCCAAGGATTTCCAGTAAGGTGAGTATAGACTTGAGCAGTCATGCCGAAGATGTGGATGCGATGATGAACAGGTCGCTCTTTGAGTGGGTGGTGGAGAATATTTGTAAAAATGCCGTCGATGCCATGAAGGGACAAGGAAGTATTGCGATCAATATTGTGAAAGAAAGCGAGAAATTTGTCCATGTGGACATTACAGATACCGGGAAGGGGATTGACAAGAGCATGTTCAAGAAAGTCTTTAACCCAGGGTTTACCACCCGTCAGCGTGGTTGGGGGCTGGGGCTTACACTGGCAAAACGCATCATAGAAGGGTATCATCGGGGAAGGATTTTTGTCCATCAGTCTGAGCTTGGCAAAGGCACTACTTTCCGCATCGTGCTGAGAGGTCCTCATGAGAGCTCGTCGGAGTTTAAAGTGGACCAAGATCCTTTTTTCAATTAA
- a CDS encoding adenylate kinase, producing MLNIVLFGPPGAGKGTQSEKLIAKYELEHISTGDLFRKHLGEGTDLGKLARKYMDEGRLVPDEVVIGMVDDKIKNTEAAKGFILDGFPRTVAQAEALDALLEEKNMGISGMIALDVPEEELKERIRHRGKTSGRADDQDEEKINTRIKVYKEETLPVATYYEKQGKLSTIHGVGGIDEIFDKICAVIDQY from the coding sequence ATGCTAAACATAGTTTTATTTGGCCCTCCGGGTGCCGGCAAAGGGACGCAAAGTGAGAAGCTTATCGCGAAATACGAATTGGAGCACATCTCTACGGGGGATTTGTTCAGAAAACATCTTGGTGAAGGGACCGATTTGGGCAAGTTGGCCAGAAAGTACATGGATGAAGGCAGACTGGTGCCAGATGAAGTAGTGATTGGCATGGTGGATGATAAGATCAAGAATACCGAGGCGGCCAAGGGGTTTATCCTTGATGGTTTTCCCCGTACTGTGGCGCAGGCGGAGGCACTTGATGCTTTATTGGAAGAAAAAAACATGGGGATTTCTGGGATGATCGCCTTGGATGTGCCTGAAGAAGAGTTGAAAGAACGTATCCGTCATCGTGGCAAAACCTCTGGCAGGGCTGATGATCAAGATGAAGAAAAAATCAATACTCGTATAAAAGTATATAAGGAAGAAACACTCCCTGTGGCGACTTATTATGAAAAGCAAGGTAAGCTATCGACCATTCACGGAGTAGGGGGTATCGATGAGATTTTCGATAAAATCTGTGCGGTAATTGACCAATACTAA
- a CDS encoding M20/M25/M40 family metallo-hydrolase — protein MPNIDFLYEILEKRGVSGDEHAFSAFVVDYVLQRRKNWKVQPEVYFGEKFHDNIILKFGNPRTVVFAHMDTIGFTARYENQLVPVGGPDVSDGDVLVGEDALGYIECSVTVDDGKVTHDFPRGIVPGTNLSYKQDVKVADGYIQAAYLDNRLGVYNALQLCEDLEDGVIVFSTYEEHGGGSVPFLMKYVYENWGVRQALISDITWVTEGVRHHEGVAISLRDQFIPRKVYVDKILQLAEESGVPYQVEVEGAGGSDGREVQMSHYMVDWCFIGAAEDNVHTPYEKVSLKDLEAMIMMYKYLMAHL, from the coding sequence ATGCCAAACATTGATTTTCTTTATGAAATCCTCGAAAAAAGAGGAGTTTCAGGTGATGAACATGCTTTTTCTGCTTTTGTAGTCGATTATGTGCTACAACGTAGAAAAAACTGGAAGGTTCAGCCAGAAGTGTATTTTGGAGAAAAATTTCACGATAATATCATTTTAAAGTTCGGAAATCCACGAACTGTAGTCTTTGCTCATATGGATACCATCGGTTTTACAGCCCGCTATGAAAACCAATTGGTGCCTGTCGGTGGCCCTGACGTGTCCGATGGAGATGTGCTGGTCGGTGAGGATGCCTTGGGCTATATCGAATGTAGCGTGACCGTAGATGATGGTAAGGTTACCCATGATTTTCCTAGGGGCATCGTTCCGGGAACCAACCTATCTTATAAACAGGATGTAAAGGTAGCGGATGGTTATATTCAAGCCGCTTACCTCGATAATCGTCTAGGGGTGTATAATGCTTTGCAGTTATGTGAAGATTTAGAAGACGGTGTCATCGTTTTTTCTACTTATGAGGAACATGGAGGAGGAAGTGTTCCTTTCTTAATGAAGTACGTTTATGAAAATTGGGGAGTAAGGCAGGCGTTGATTTCTGATATTACCTGGGTGACAGAAGGGGTGAGACATCATGAAGGAGTCGCTATTTCACTTCGTGATCAGTTTATCCCAAGAAAAGTGTACGTGGACAAAATACTCCAGTTGGCAGAAGAAAGCGGAGTCCCCTATCAGGTAGAAGTGGAAGGAGCAGGGGGCAGTGATGGGAGAGAGGTACAGATGAGTCATTATATGGTAGATTGGTGCTTCATAGGAGCGGCGGAGGACAATGTTCACACGCCATATGAGAAAGTTTCCCTTAAGGACCTTGAGGCCATGATCATGATGTACAAGTACTTGATGGCCCATTTATAG
- a CDS encoding ABC transporter permease translates to MNKVFLVIRREYFARVRKKSFLLATLITPLIFPAILGVFLWISLSDEGGNALKIIEVVDESDRFFLESSGEFAFSYSDLPQEEAKKLVQDGERFGFLYIPKIDVENPEGIRFYSQKAANLGFVGDLEEKISRRIEEIRLYKFGIDPKVIRDSKTPVSISSITLEEGGDEKVSNAGVNYGLGFFLGILIYTFIFVYGTQIMQGVIEEKSSRIIEILVSSIKPFQLMLGKIIGIGAVGLTQFLIWIVLISAVSSVVMGYFGMQMPQQQALEMANPEAAQAMMQSSEMAQVIQVVQGIDFVKLVLTFLFYFLGGYLLYGAFFAAIGAAVDSPGDAQQFMFPVTIPLIASYFGLFIFVLDDPGSKVSFWLSVIPFTSPISMVGRASYGIPLFDLAVSMVLLILGFLFTTWVAAKIYRIGILVHGTKANYKMLWKWIKQNN, encoded by the coding sequence ATGAATAAGGTCTTTTTGGTGATCAGAAGGGAGTACTTTGCTCGGGTAAGAAAAAAATCGTTCCTGCTGGCCACGCTGATCACACCGCTTATCTTTCCAGCCATTCTAGGGGTGTTTTTGTGGATTTCGCTGAGTGATGAAGGAGGAAATGCATTGAAAATCATCGAGGTAGTGGACGAGAGTGACCGGTTTTTTTTGGAGAGTAGCGGTGAGTTTGCCTTTTCATATTCTGACCTACCCCAAGAGGAGGCCAAAAAACTTGTCCAAGATGGGGAACGATTTGGCTTTTTGTACATTCCTAAAATTGATGTGGAAAACCCCGAGGGTATCCGATTCTATTCCCAGAAGGCTGCTAATTTAGGGTTTGTAGGTGATCTGGAGGAAAAGATAAGCCGACGGATTGAGGAGATCAGGCTGTATAAATTTGGTATTGATCCCAAAGTGATCAGGGATTCAAAGACGCCAGTGTCCATTAGTTCCATCACGTTGGAAGAAGGGGGAGATGAGAAAGTCTCCAATGCTGGGGTCAACTACGGATTGGGCTTTTTTCTCGGGATTTTGATTTATACATTTATCTTCGTGTATGGTACGCAGATCATGCAGGGGGTGATCGAAGAAAAATCCAGTAGGATCATTGAGATTTTGGTTTCTTCCATTAAGCCGTTTCAGCTGATGCTCGGCAAGATCATCGGGATAGGAGCAGTAGGCTTGACGCAGTTCTTGATCTGGATAGTATTGATCTCCGCTGTTTCGTCGGTGGTGATGGGGTATTTTGGTATGCAAATGCCACAGCAGCAAGCCTTGGAAATGGCCAATCCAGAGGCTGCCCAGGCAATGATGCAATCCAGTGAAATGGCACAAGTGATCCAAGTGGTTCAGGGCATTGATTTCGTAAAATTGGTGTTGACCTTCCTCTTTTACTTTTTGGGAGGGTATTTACTATATGGTGCTTTTTTTGCTGCTATTGGAGCTGCCGTAGACTCTCCGGGAGATGCTCAGCAGTTTATGTTTCCGGTTACTATTCCGTTGATCGCCAGCTATTTTGGGTTGTTTATTTTTGTGCTGGATGATCCAGGGAGTAAGGTGAGTTTTTGGCTTTCTGTTATCCCGTTTACCTCGCCGATTTCTATGGTGGGCAGGGCCAGTTACGGCATCCCGTTATTTGACCTGGCGGTATCAATGGTATTACTGATTCTTGGCTTCTTGTTTACTACTTGGGTGGCGGCCAAAATTTACCGCATTGGGATTTTGGTCCATGGGACTAAGGCGAATTATAAGATGCTTTGGAAGTGGATAAAGCAGAATAATTGA
- the obgE gene encoding GTPase ObgE — protein sequence MADSNFIDYVKFCSRSGAGGAGSAHFRREKHVPKGGPDGGDGGRGGHIILRGNSQLWTLLHLKYRKHIIAQNGKGGEGGRRRGKDGDDVILEVPLGTVAKDAETQEVRFEITADGEEVVLTKGGRGGLGNDHFKSSTNQAPHYAQPGEEGVEEWIILELKLLADVGLVGFPNAGKSTLLSTISAAKPEVGDYPFTTLVPNLGVVSYRDDRSFVMADIPGIIEGASDGRGLGLRFLRHIERNSILLFMVPADADSIKEQYGVLLNELKEYNPELLDKKRILAVSKADMLDEELMEEMQGDLPEGVPSVFISSVSHYNLDKLKDLVYAAIIG from the coding sequence GTGGCAGATTCAAATTTTATAGATTATGTGAAGTTTTGCTCCCGTTCCGGAGCTGGAGGTGCTGGTTCTGCCCATTTCAGAAGGGAAAAGCACGTGCCCAAAGGTGGCCCTGATGGTGGTGACGGAGGTAGAGGTGGCCATATTATCCTGCGTGGCAATTCGCAGCTGTGGACCTTGCTTCACCTAAAATACAGGAAACACATCATTGCCCAAAACGGCAAAGGGGGTGAAGGTGGCCGTAGGAGAGGAAAAGACGGTGATGATGTCATCCTTGAAGTGCCATTGGGTACTGTTGCCAAGGACGCGGAAACTCAAGAAGTGCGTTTTGAGATTACAGCAGATGGAGAAGAAGTGGTGCTGACCAAAGGCGGTAGGGGAGGTTTGGGAAATGACCATTTCAAGTCTTCCACTAACCAAGCCCCGCACTATGCACAGCCTGGAGAAGAGGGAGTAGAGGAATGGATTATTTTGGAACTTAAGCTGCTGGCAGATGTTGGGCTGGTAGGGTTCCCAAATGCCGGTAAGTCCACCTTGCTTTCGACCATATCTGCGGCCAAACCAGAAGTCGGGGATTATCCTTTTACGACCTTGGTGCCCAACCTCGGAGTGGTGAGCTACCGTGATGACAGGTCATTTGTGATGGCCGATATCCCGGGAATCATCGAAGGAGCCTCTGATGGCCGAGGGCTTGGTCTGAGGTTTCTTAGACATATAGAACGAAATTCCATTTTGTTGTTTATGGTCCCCGCAGATGCTGATAGTATCAAAGAGCAATATGGTGTCCTTCTAAATGAACTAAAGGAGTACAATCCCGAGCTGCTGGATAAAAAAAGGATCCTTGCGGTTTCCAAAGCAGACATGTTGGATGAAGAATTGATGGAAGAGATGCAAGGTGATCTTCCCGAAGGAGTACCGAGTGTATTTATATCCTCAGTAAGCCACTATAACTTGGACAAGTTGAAAGACTTGGTCTATGCAGCCATTATAGGATGA
- a CDS encoding Dps family protein, producing the protein MATNEIGLKVKDSKVLSAKLNKLLANYEIYYQNLRNFHWNVSGPNFFELHAKFEELYNEANEAIDETAERILTLGERPLSSFAEYIEEAAIKEAKKVMDPKSMVENVRENLNTLLTLERETLEIASAQGDEGTVALMSDYITSKEKVVWMLSAYLR; encoded by the coding sequence ATGGCAACTAACGAAATTGGATTAAAAGTAAAAGATAGCAAAGTACTATCGGCCAAACTCAATAAATTACTGGCGAACTATGAAATTTACTATCAAAATTTAAGGAATTTTCATTGGAATGTGTCCGGTCCGAATTTCTTTGAACTCCACGCCAAGTTTGAAGAACTATATAATGAAGCCAACGAGGCCATTGACGAGACCGCCGAAAGAATCCTTACCTTGGGAGAGCGTCCTTTGAGTTCCTTCGCAGAGTATATCGAAGAGGCCGCCATCAAGGAAGCCAAAAAAGTCATGGACCCCAAAAGCATGGTCGAAAACGTCAGGGAAAACCTGAACACACTGCTTACCTTGGAGCGGGAAACACTGGAAATCGCCAGTGCCCAAGGCGACGAAGGTACCGTAGCCCTGATGAGTGACTACATCACATCCAAAGAAAAAGTAGTCTGGATGTTATCTGCCTACCTCAGATAA
- a CDS encoding ABC transporter ATP-binding protein, with protein MDILKIEGLNKNYGVQPALTDVDLNVPEGCVFGLLGPNGAGKTSLIRIINQIIAADSGDIFIKGKPLSPGHIKDIGYLPEERGLYKRMKVGEQLLYFARLKGLSAAGAKEKVSYWLERLDIKAWSEKKIEDLSKGMAQKVQFIATVIHDPEILILDEPFSGFDPVNAEVIKNEMLALKDRGTTVVLSTHRMESVELLCDHITMINKSYKVLDGPVSQIKDQSRSNTFKVKLKGTGIDLPEKYLVRAEEAGMTLLDVHLEHDSPNELLGELMTYGEVIGFEERIPTIEEIFIEKVKESNNE; from the coding sequence TTGGATATTCTTAAAATTGAGGGACTTAACAAAAATTACGGCGTACAGCCAGCACTGACAGATGTGGACTTAAATGTGCCGGAAGGATGTGTCTTTGGGTTGTTAGGTCCTAATGGAGCTGGAAAGACTTCGTTGATTCGTATCATAAATCAGATTATAGCAGCAGATAGCGGTGATATTTTCATCAAGGGAAAACCCTTGTCCCCTGGGCATATCAAAGACATCGGTTATTTGCCTGAGGAGCGAGGGCTTTACAAAAGGATGAAGGTGGGAGAGCAGTTGCTTTATTTTGCACGGCTAAAAGGCCTGAGTGCTGCCGGGGCAAAAGAAAAAGTGAGCTACTGGTTAGAAAGGTTGGATATCAAAGCATGGTCTGAGAAGAAAATTGAAGACCTCTCCAAAGGAATGGCCCAAAAGGTACAGTTTATCGCAACGGTAATCCATGATCCTGAGATTTTGATTTTGGACGAACCTTTTTCTGGTTTTGATCCAGTGAATGCAGAGGTGATCAAGAACGAAATGCTGGCGCTTAAAGATCGAGGGACCACCGTGGTGCTCAGCACCCACCGGATGGAGTCCGTAGAACTCCTTTGCGACCATATCACCATGATCAACAAATCCTATAAAGTACTTGATGGCCCAGTTTCCCAAATAAAGGACCAATCCCGTAGCAATACTTTCAAAGTCAAGCTGAAAGGAACGGGGATAGATCTTCCAGAAAAATACCTTGTTAGGGCAGAAGAAGCGGGGATGACCTTGTTGGATGTTCATCTCGAACATGATTCGCCCAATGAACTGCTTGGGGAATTGATGACGTATGGTGAAGTGATAGGTTTTGAGGAGAGGATCCCAACGATTGAAGAAATTTTCATAGAAAAGGTAAAAGAATCAAACAATGAATAA
- the hpt gene encoding hypoxanthine phosphoribosyltransferase, whose product MLKVKDKEFELYLSERQLRERIQVLGGKLSEDYKSKDPVVLGVLNGAFMFLSDLMKEIDAPLQMAFIKIASYEATRSTGQVKEVIGLSMGIGDRHVIIVEDIVDTGRSMDYLIKKLKEHSPSSISVVSLLLKPEALESDVVVDYVGFEIPNKFVVGYGLDYDGYGRNLKEIYQLK is encoded by the coding sequence ATGCTAAAGGTAAAAGATAAGGAATTTGAGCTATATCTTTCCGAGCGGCAATTGAGGGAGCGAATACAGGTTCTGGGAGGGAAGTTGTCGGAAGATTATAAAAGCAAAGACCCTGTGGTCCTTGGGGTTCTAAATGGTGCTTTTATGTTCTTGTCAGACTTGATGAAAGAAATAGATGCTCCGCTACAAATGGCTTTTATAAAGATAGCTTCCTACGAAGCGACCCGTTCTACGGGCCAGGTCAAAGAAGTGATAGGCCTGAGTATGGGTATTGGTGACCGTCATGTGATCATCGTGGAGGATATTGTGGACACAGGAAGGAGCATGGATTACCTGATAAAAAAACTCAAGGAGCACTCTCCTTCCAGTATTTCCGTAGTCAGCCTTCTGCTAAAACCGGAAGCGTTGGAGTCCGATGTGGTCGTCGATTATGTAGGGTTTGAGATTCCTAATAAATTCGTTGTGGGGTATGGGTTGGATTACGATGGTTATGGTCGAAACCTTAAAGAAATATATCAACTAAAATGA
- a CDS encoding nucleotide exchange factor GrpE, with protein sequence MLEQDNYSKGDMNKEKVAAEEQVDAQNQEVNNEEGTANNEAKTEDQGAEELSTEELSAEEQLKAESQELKEKYLRLYSEFENYRRRTSKERLDLIKTASEEVLKDLIPVVDDFERAIRAEEKEADNEKALEGSLLIYHKLLKVLEAKGLTAMDDLIGKDFDADNQEAITQIPAPTEDMKGKVIDVVEKGYKLGDKVVRYAKVVIGS encoded by the coding sequence ATGTTAGAGCAAGATAATTATTCTAAAGGAGATATGAATAAGGAAAAAGTAGCCGCAGAAGAGCAAGTAGATGCGCAAAACCAAGAAGTGAACAACGAAGAAGGTACAGCGAACAACGAAGCCAAGACAGAAGATCAGGGAGCAGAGGAACTGTCCACTGAAGAACTGTCAGCTGAAGAGCAACTAAAAGCGGAAAGCCAGGAGTTGAAAGAGAAATATTTAAGGCTTTACTCAGAATTTGAAAACTACCGAAGAAGGACTTCAAAGGAGCGTCTTGACTTGATCAAGACGGCATCAGAGGAAGTGCTGAAAGACCTTATTCCGGTGGTGGATGACTTTGAACGGGCCATAAGAGCAGAGGAGAAAGAAGCCGATAATGAAAAGGCGCTGGAGGGCAGTCTGTTGATCTATCATAAACTGCTAAAAGTGCTTGAGGCAAAGGGACTGACAGCAATGGATGATTTGATTGGCAAAGATTTTGACGCTGATAATCAGGAAGCCATTACCCAGATCCCCGCTCCTACAGAAGATATGAAGGGAAAAGTAATCGATGTGGTGGAAAAAGGCTATAAGCTTGGCGACAAAGTAGTAAGGTATGCCAAGGTAGTCATTGGATCTTAA
- the dnaJ gene encoding molecular chaperone DnaJ, producing MGKRDYYEVLGLSKGAEADEIKKAYRKMALKYHPDKNSGDQEAEEKFKEAAEAYEVLSNPEKKQRYDQFGHQGVGGNGGFGGGGGMNMDDIFSQFGDIFGGGGGGFESFFGGGRAGGRRVRKGTNLRVKLKVNLKEIANGVEKKIKVKRHLVADGVSFKTCSTCQGAGQVKKVVNTMLGQMVSASTCPNCGGTGQIIDKKPDHADARGLVLKEEIIPINIPSGVADGMQLSMSGKGNETPGGVAGDLLIVIEEIEHDILQRDGNNVVYDLYVNFVDAALGAHIEVPTIESKVKIKLDPGTQSGKILRLKGKGIKDLNGFGRGDELIHVNVWTPQQLTKEEREKLEVLRTSENFIPAPGKSEKTFFDKMKEFF from the coding sequence ATGGGAAAGAGAGACTATTATGAAGTATTAGGGCTTTCAAAAGGAGCCGAGGCAGATGAAATAAAAAAGGCCTATCGTAAGATGGCCTTGAAGTATCACCCTGACAAGAACTCCGGAGACCAAGAAGCCGAGGAGAAATTCAAGGAGGCAGCAGAAGCCTACGAGGTGCTCAGCAATCCCGAGAAAAAGCAACGTTATGACCAGTTTGGCCATCAAGGTGTAGGTGGAAACGGTGGCTTTGGTGGTGGAGGAGGTATGAACATGGATGATATCTTCTCCCAGTTTGGTGACATCTTTGGCGGCGGAGGCGGTGGCTTCGAGTCCTTTTTTGGAGGAGGAAGAGCCGGAGGCCGAAGGGTGCGAAAAGGCACCAACCTCCGCGTGAAACTGAAGGTCAATCTCAAAGAAATAGCTAATGGCGTAGAGAAGAAAATCAAGGTCAAGCGGCACTTGGTAGCTGACGGAGTGTCCTTTAAGACCTGTTCGACCTGTCAAGGTGCTGGCCAAGTCAAAAAAGTGGTGAATACCATGCTTGGACAAATGGTTTCTGCCAGTACTTGTCCCAACTGCGGAGGTACAGGCCAGATCATTGATAAAAAACCTGATCATGCAGATGCTAGAGGCTTGGTGCTTAAGGAGGAAATCATCCCGATCAATATCCCTTCAGGTGTAGCCGACGGAATGCAGCTCAGCATGTCAGGAAAAGGTAACGAAACCCCCGGTGGGGTAGCAGGTGACCTGCTGATCGTCATCGAAGAGATCGAACACGACATCCTTCAGAGAGATGGCAATAATGTGGTCTACGATCTATATGTAAACTTCGTAGATGCTGCATTGGGTGCTCACATCGAAGTGCCCACGATCGAAAGTAAAGTGAAGATCAAGCTTGACCCAGGTACCCAAAGCGGCAAGATCCTTCGCCTGAAAGGTAAAGGGATCAAAGACCTGAACGGTTTTGGCAGAGGAGATGAGCTGATCCATGTGAATGTGTGGACACCACAGCAGTTGACCAAAGAAGAAAGAGAAAAACTGGAAGTGCTGAGAACATCAGAGAACTTCATTCCCGCCCCAGGGAAGTCAGAAAAAACTTTTTTTGACAAAATGAAGGAATTCTTCTAG